In Gimesia chilikensis, the DNA window CAGGCGACAATCCAAGGTGTTTTCACTCCACTGTCGTAAACGGTCGTCTTACAGCGTGGAAAAGGTCTTCCGTTGTCACTGAGAAACACGATCATCGTATTATCGGCGACTCCCTGCTCTTTCAGTTCCTGACGCACTCGACCCATCACGCTATCCAGCCGCGTGATTTCATCGTAGTACAAAGCCAGGTCACTGCGGACTTCAGGTGTGTCAGGCAGATAAGGGGGCACAATCACATCTTCGTTCAGATGCGGCCGGGGAATAATATTGCGTTCATAGGGGCGATGAGGATCGGTCGTCGCAAACCACATGCAGAACGGTTTGTCTTTAGGGCGCTGCTTGAGTGTGTTGACCCACTGGTTGAGTTTGGTCGTCACGTGATCAAACTTGCTTTCGGTCGGCGTGCCCAGATGCCACTTCCCGGCAGCCGCCGTGTAATAGCCGGAGTCTTTCAGTTTTTCCACAAACGTCACCTGGCTGGCAGGTAGTGGCAGATGCAGTTGATGTGCGCCGGTGCTGTGCGGATAACGCCCGGTGATAATACTCGAACGACTGGGGCTGCAGGAACTGCACGTCAGAAATGCTTCCGTAAACTTCATGCCATCAGCCGCCAGCTGATCCAGATGAGGCGTCTGGATTTTCTCATGACCGTAGGTACCGCAATCGTCCCACGCCATATCATCGGCGATGAATACGATGAAGTTAGGCTTACCCGTCGCAGGGGCCTGTGCCTGTGACTCCACGGCCCCCGTTCCCAGGATCAATAGAACAACCAACAGCACAGCAGACAGCTTGATTCGCATTGCTTTCGTTTCACCAATCTCAGTAATGATTTGTTTCAAGGTAAAAATCGACTTCGCTCTTCGGGTGTCGGCATCCGGCAGGTTTCATGTTTGCCGAAAAAACGATACCGTGCTTTCGCAACCAGTCGATACCCCACGTTTCTTAGTGGCAAAGGGATCAGCCACAACAACCATCCGCAGACATTCCAGGGAAAACCCAGTAACCACAACACACGCACAGCAGCCGCAGATCGCCGATAAACCCGACTGCGGTCAGCCGGGAGAAAAATCACTGTATCTATATTTTCCCGATCCTGTTCGCTCAACAGTTCGGTCGCCGTTTCTCCCTGCAGAGGCGAATAGAGCAGCCGCCCTTCCGGATCGCGGGACATCGCAAAATCCACGCTCCGGTTACACAGACCACAGACACCGTCAAAAAACAGAACCGGCTTCTCCATCTCCGCCTTCCATTGCTCACATTCTGCCCTGCTCGGCTGGAAACTCAGTCGCACTATAGATTTCCAGCGCTGCGCGGGCTGAACCCAGAGTTTGTCGATCCCTCAGAACCGGGCTTCGCACCCTGATGAAATCCAGGAAAAACATCCGACCTGCATCTGCCTCCAACGCCCCTGCTGCCTGTCTCCCCCGGATCAACTTAATCTTATACGCTGCAGACATTTATCTCCAGCCGTTTTTTACCTCTTTAAGTGAAAGTCGCTAAATCCCGCAGCGTCACAGACTCGATAATATCCCAGAGGGGGCATTCTCAGATTCCTCCTGTTGTCCGCTCTGTTCCTACGCTAAAATAACAACAGTCAGCTGACGCTTTTCGACAAATTCCAGCCCCACACCAAGAGAATTGAGGTTTCGGGACCTTCATGCACCAGAGCCAGCCACAATCTGGTACCCAATCACGCTGGAATCAGGGCCTCGGTGTCTCCACACTGGCGCACCTGATTCTCATCGGAGGTCTCTCTTTGCTGGTGGCTGAAGAGGTGGATTCGCTGAATTCAACTCCCCAGACTGCGATCGAGACCCGCTGGTCGCCTCCCCGTGAGGAAATCGACCCCACCGTCATCGATCTCACGCCGGTCACATACAAACAGGAAGAATCATCCAGTGCGGCCGTCAATTCGCCGCTCCTCCAGATGGCGGATCGGACTTCCGCTCCCGACAAGGAGTCCCTCTCGTCCAGATACAACGGCCCTCTGCCGCAAAGCACACAATTTGAGGAATCCCCCACGACGAAGCATGCCGCCGACATCGTTGGCGCACTCTTAACCTCCGATGCCATCGGCGGGGCCACATCCGGTTCAGGGAATGGAACGGGAAACGGCAACTTCTTTGGCATTAATCCCAAGAGCAAGAAAATCGTCTATGTGGTCGACTCGTCCAAAAGCATGAACTTTCCCCATGAAAGTGAGGGCAAAACCCGCCTGGGACGTGTGAAGCTGGAACTCGCCCGGGCGATTCTCTCCATGGACGAACAGCAGGAATTCTTTGTCATCTTCTTCAGCGATGTGGCTATCCCCATGCCTGCCAACCGGCTCCAGCCTGCTACGAAGCAGGCCAAGTCCCGCTATCTCAACTGGGTCGCACGCGTGCCGGGTGTCGGCAGAACAGAACCGCTCGAAGCCCTGCTGCTCGCCCTCAGACTCCAACCGGATACGATCTACTTCCTCACCGATGGCCAGTTCAACATCGCTGACGTCAAGACCTTCAACACGGTGGTCGACAACGCAGGCTTGAACAAACGCGTGACCGTCAATGGAATCTGCTTCGGTAATCGGGAAGGCGAGAAACTGTTACGCGAACTCGCTGAAAACAACTCAGGCGCTTATACCTTCATTCCCTGAAACGCCTCACACGGGCAACATGTATACAGTGTATCGCGCCTTTCCAGCCCGTTGAACGCTCTCCGTTCACTAAGTCTTTACAGAATAATGCCTTTTGGAATATTATTCCCCTTTGCTTGAATTCGCGCATTTTTCTGCGTGGGTTTTTCAACCTTTCTCCGCCATTGTTTGATGTCAGTAATTAAGCTGCATTACTTACAATAAGCTTTCTCAAGCTGAACCATCAGGCTCTGTCTGATGCATACGAATTAATTGACAGCGGCGTACCACAACCTGGATCTCAAACAAGAATGAATTCAACTGTCACGGCAGAAAACAGTGCTCGCGCTCACGGTGGACGCAAAGGAACATTAAATTCCCCTTCCTTCCTGGCGTTACTGGCCACCCAGTTTCTGGGAGCCATGA includes these proteins:
- a CDS encoding sulfatase family protein, which encodes MRIKLSAVLLVVLLILGTGAVESQAQAPATGKPNFIVFIADDMAWDDCGTYGHEKIQTPHLDQLAADGMKFTEAFLTCSSCSPSRSSIITGRYPHSTGAHQLHLPLPASQVTFVEKLKDSGYYTAAAGKWHLGTPTESKFDHVTTKLNQWVNTLKQRPKDKPFCMWFATTDPHRPYERNIIPRPHLNEDVIVPPYLPDTPEVRSDLALYYDEITRLDSVMGRVRQELKEQGVADNTMIVFLSDNGRPFPRCKTTVYDSGVKTPWIVAWPAKVKAGTVCKSLISSVDLAPTLLELAGLEVGETFQGKSFKPLLENPNATIRTHIFAEHNWHDFEDFGRAVRSRRYKYIRNFYPDIPGTPPADAVRSPTYTVMRELRDQNKLTEDQRSCFVVPRPEIELYDLEKDPHELNNLAGKPEYQKVEQELRAELDQWQEATYDRLPRNRRPDEFHRETGEQLPAFRKK
- a CDS encoding thiol-disulfide oxidoreductase DCC family protein, which codes for MEKPVLFFDGVCGLCNRSVDFAMSRDPEGRLLYSPLQGETATELLSEQDRENIDTVIFLPADRSRVYRRSAAAVRVLWLLGFPWNVCGWLLWLIPLPLRNVGYRLVAKARYRFFGKHETCRMPTPEERSRFLP
- a CDS encoding vWA domain-containing protein; this encodes MHQSQPQSGTQSRWNQGLGVSTLAHLILIGGLSLLVAEEVDSLNSTPQTAIETRWSPPREEIDPTVIDLTPVTYKQEESSSAAVNSPLLQMADRTSAPDKESLSSRYNGPLPQSTQFEESPTTKHAADIVGALLTSDAIGGATSGSGNGTGNGNFFGINPKSKKIVYVVDSSKSMNFPHESEGKTRLGRVKLELARAILSMDEQQEFFVIFFSDVAIPMPANRLQPATKQAKSRYLNWVARVPGVGRTEPLEALLLALRLQPDTIYFLTDGQFNIADVKTFNTVVDNAGLNKRVTVNGICFGNREGEKLLRELAENNSGAYTFIP